Proteins from a single region of Urocitellus parryii isolate mUroPar1 chromosome 4, mUroPar1.hap1, whole genome shotgun sequence:
- the Smim35 gene encoding small integral membrane protein 35, which translates to MTPEDSRLLCPSAGEDSISTLGLILSVGLSLLLVSILGYSLAKWYQRGYCWEGPNFVFNLYQIRTLKDLEVGPPFTISGHISSPDGGYMKFSNGLV; encoded by the exons ATGACCCCAG AGGACTCGAGGCTGCTGTGTCCCTCTGCAGGGGAGGACTCCATTAGCACCTTGGGCCTGATCCTCAGCGTGGGGCTGTCACTGCTGCTCGTGTCCATCCTCGGCTACAGCCTGGCCAAGTGGTACCAGCGTGGGTACTGCTGGGAGG GGCCTAATTTTGTCTTCAACTTGTACCAAATCCG GACCCTGAAGGATCTGGAAGTGGGGCCACCCTTCACCATCAGTGGCCATATCAGCAGTCCAGATGGCGGCTACATGAAGTTCTCCAACGGGCTAGTCTAA